DNA from Toxoplasma gondii ME49 chromosome X, whole genome shotgun sequence:
GAAAAACGCAAGAGAACTCGGAGCCGGtggcgaggaggagagccgAGCCACaaaacgcagaaacaaaAATCGAGTTCAACTGGACATCCACCTCACGCCGTCTTGCCCACCCTTTCGCGAACGACTCTGTGCGCCACAAGTGCACCgccaagaagaaaacacaagcTGCTCAGAACCGCCTCCACAGAAAAAGTCTCAAgtgccttcttcccttccgcTTCCGTCGGAACCTCGTAGAAAGTCGAGCGGCCTCATCCACGTCCATTTAGCAAGGTGCATACGAGCCGCAAATACTTCAGTTGcatatctttatatatatatatatatatatatatacaagtacatacatatgtatgcatctatctatctatctatctatatatatatatatatagatatagattTGTCTGTAGCGATCAATTGAAGTATGCAAGTGCATCTGCATGGATAGATATATGCGCGTGAGTGTGTGTCTGACTGAGTGCACATGCTGAAGAGAGACTTGCCCTTCAAAGTTCGAAGTTGCAGAATGCCTTCGACGATTTGTTTGGCTTCCTCCAAGTGTTTCTGTTCGTCTTCCAGGTGGCAGACGACGGCGCTCATGGCCGAGGCGCGGGCCTCGAGGCGTCTGAGCTGTTTCTCGACATGCCGGGTCGCTCCTGCGAGTTgcgtctgctgcgtctgGAAGTCTGCGAGCAGCTCGGCCTCCAAGTGCGCCTGTTTGCGTCGGGAGTCTCGTTCgtgcagcagcgaagagagcagcgCATCCACGCCCTGTTCGTAGGCCTCGGTCTGTGCCTCTGCCTGCTTCAGCAGGCAGAGCAGTGGGTCGTCTGCATTCCTCACTCTCTGCGGACGTCCGCGTCGCTGAAGCGTTtcgtcgatgcatgcgccaggCACACATGCAGAAGACCGAGGCGCCCAAGACGAAGCCATTGCCCCAGGCCCCGGCGAGGTTTTGCGGGGCACTCTCGCCGACGGACAGTCACGAGCgacagacaagagacagagacagacgataAAGAAAACGACACGAGGAGAGGATGGAGACTGCAGATGTAGAGAATAAGAGGCGAGCCACAAGTTCGTGCCACTGGAAAAGCTCAGAGAAGGCGCATTTCGACCTGTGCAGAATCGAGCAGAGTCGAAGGGATGTCTGGAACGCTTCAGaaggcacagagagacaccgtgCTGAAGAGAAGCATGTGTCCAGGAATATGGACGATGCGAAGTGGAACAGAACTTATTTATTTAAAAAAGCCAGTTGCCGCCAGGCAGCGTGCAACACTGGGACATCAGTGCACACGAAGAAGCCACAGGATACAGAAGACACTGGAGGGTCGATTCCTGGAAAGCGGATCCGccggaaaaacgaggaaggtGGCGGTCTCTAGCCCGTGGAGAGACTTTAAAACGGCTGGTATGAAACCGAGATAAGTCAAGGGTCgcttttttcgcgtctccagcCTGGTCATGGGTCTTACTCCGCACACCTCTGGACTGTGCCGATACGCGACAGCAGAAGacggaaaaaacgcatgcgatGTCTTCATCTCGGTGTGTACAAGACAAGAACTTCCCAGGAGAGTGACGAAATGCCCGGATTCGGGTGGTCGAGGACGGACGCTTGGAAGGACCGACTTTTCCAGGacacctgcatgcatgcacaggaaaAAAGACTTCCGGCTCGCTGCGGCTAGTTGCCGGTACATGGCACTTTACACACTTCTTCAGAATGGAGAATTTCGGGATTCGGCAAACTCGGCACGAAATCACAGAGTCTCTGGAGACTATTTCGTAGAGGTTTGGGCTTCCGCGAAAATTCTGGAATTGTAGCGGCAGGTACCCGTCGGCCTCCGTTGCTGACCGCCTCTGAGAGAGGGTCAAAGATTGGATATCTGAACAATGACCACCAGATAGCAGCGGAAAGTGGACTTTGTGTTACGGAAAAAAGCGCTTGTAAAGACCGGGTAGTCACTGACAAATCATCTGCTTCGAATAGGACCGCTTTTAACACCGGATATAGGCTAGAAAGTACCGTTGAAGTATGATATACATCGTTGGCTGTGATGTTACGGCCCATTAGAAAAACTGCGACACACCTTCATTGGTAGTGCATGTGATAGAGCTGTCGTACAAGCATTCAGCTGGTTAGTGGAGAACACACGTGCACAGAACCGCAATGGCCTGAGAGAAAGGATGGCGACACGGGCGGGTTTGAAATCGAGGAAAGAATTCAGTCTTGGGAGGTGTCGCTGCCAGTCTGTTCTGCACAATTTCAAGACACCCTTTTCATTCTCGGCATTTATGAAACGCCTGTCTGAAGCAGGACGAAGAATCAGAAACAAATAAAtgaaaagcgacagaaaggagtaaaagggagcgagagaaaactgaGAACATGGAGCGAGGGGAATCAAACTGCAAGGGGTAAGGAAACAGGCAGCAAAGAGGAAGGGCAAGCAAACCATGAGAAGCCAGAGAGGGACGGTTTGAAGTCAGCGAGGATGATAGACGTCGGGAAAAGGAACTTCGAGACAAGAGGGAGGGGAAGtgaacgagagacaggaatAGAGGGAGTGAGGACCCAGCGACGGGGAACCAGTAGAAATCAtaaagaagaacagaagaaatcGTCAGCTTTCTGGCAGCCTTTAGCACGACTTCAGGATGAATGCCACGTTTGCTTCCCTTGAAGAAGACATGCACCAGTTTCGGTCACAGACTACTCGCTTTGTCAAGTTCTGGAACAACAGTCAGACGAGCGGTTGTCGGGATTTCGGCACCTGGAGCACAGCAGCTACCGTTGAGAGTTTCAGGTGAACACGCATATCTAGCGTTTGTGCATTCGCTTTCTACCTGTTAGTGCCGATGGATTGGCGGTCGCGAAAGTATCGCTCGCCCAGGAGCGTCCCATAAAAATGAGCTGAAGTAGGCTTACATATACAAATGAAGATACAGACGTAGTCTCAGAGATTTACAAATGACGGTAAACACAGTTTTATTCATTCAAATCAGGGCACATACATAGTTTCGTATGTGCAGAAATGAACGGGCATGCATATGAGCGATGCTTCTTCCGGCTTCTGGATCTTTCTGGAAGACTTTGTTTCGGTCGTCGATGAGCTCCCCCAGTGTTCCACTAGCGGTTCAGCTCCAACAAGCTATCTACTTGAAGCCAGTGTCTATCTTGGACGTGTTTTGATTCTGCAAAGACCCAAACTCATTCAGATACTGTTCTCCGCTGCGACGTGGGGCTTCGCAACTCCGCTGTCAACTTTATGTGGAGAATCATTCGAGAACACTTTGTTTGCTGGCTCGTCTGCTGGCTTTCCGTTTGAGACGGACGTTTCTGTTCTCAGCTGGACAAGCCGCTGTGGTTACAGGAGTGCACATGAGCACATGCAAAACCACCTTCCAAGGGTCAACTGCCGCAGCTGACGATCTCAAACACAGTGGAAATAGACAGCCACTTGACGGGTGCGTGTTCCGTCTAGGACCCTGTAGATGCTTAAATGTGTGCTCAGAAACGAGTGAGCTCACGTATGAGACACTGTGTTGATGTTGCCGCCGTGTCTCGTCGGCATCTCGTGGTCTGGCGTGCCACTTCCAGTCTTCCGAATATTCAGTAGTCCGTCGCTTTTATGCATTCAGAGGGGACGGCGCATTTCCCGACACACATGTTCTGACAGGTGGCTTCCGTTGGTAAGAAGAGGAAATCTGCAAGGCGCTCGACAGAGACGTCTCCTGATGAACCCCACTTTCTTCGGAGAAGTGCGTTGACTTCAGTCTTTTCCTTGCGACCCTGGTTAGCAACGCAAAACTGTAGGGATGGAAACATGTAATCCTGGCCATCCCTTCGGAGAGGCACGAAATTTATGTCGACCGGCTCCGATCCGTCCCGAACGCCTGAGGATAAAAGGCAGCTTCAGTTGCGTTATCAACAACCCCCCGCACCACGTAAGAGACGTAAAGCTGCTCAGGGTGTAACCGTTGGGGCACTTCTATTTCACCGATCAAGATATTTCAACCCAAAAACATATTAGACGAACCACATATACTGGTCGAGTTTCCACGTGACTCGCAGACACCAGGAGACTGCCCAGTTCGACTTCGTGCACTCGACCCGAACGATTCGTTGTGCCTCTGTGCTTGCAGATTTTCGTTTGAGTtgaaaaaggcgaaagaggaatAATGAGTATTTTCTACGTCTCTGCCGGTTAAAGCAACTTGATGTTCAGGCATGGGGAGGCATCACACACgtttctcggtttctgttTCCATCTCCTCTCACTTGGCGCGCGTGCGCCGCCATTGTTTCTGGAGGCAATTTGGCACCCTCTCACTTTtattcgttttcttcgtctggcTTGGCTTTGTATCTATATCCGTCTGCGATCCCGCTCTCTACCATAGCCGTCTGTTTCTTGACGGTACGCGCTCTTTCCccatgttttctcttcttccagtctCCCCCGAAAACACCCTCTGGCTCGGGTATCTTCAATGTGCTACCATGAAAAGCACGCGAGAACCTGGGTCCCGTAAAGACGCTCAAACCGTAAACCTATAGTCAAACTCCCAGTAAATCATTTCCAAAAAAGGATAATGAATAAACCTACGAATCCCTACGTGCACTGGTGCGGTCACTTCGCTGGCTGTCACCATCGCGAGCATGCTTAGGAACGCATACCGTGAAAACTCACGCAGGCACACACCGCCGCTGGAAGGCAAAAGTCGCGCAGCTCCGAATTCCACCTTCTTTTTGTTCGAGGCACGTTGCtcgccgtttcctctctgcgaaAGGCAACACAAAGtgcgccttttctctcgaaaaTTTCCGTGTTCTGCGCACTTTGAAATCCGGTGTGTGCCCGCGTACCCCCCTTCCCCCGATCTGCAACTTCCGCTTTCGTCCGTCCTCCCACCAGCGTCCACTTGTCTCGTAGCCGCAGGAAAAAGTGAATATCTGTCAACTTCTCGTCTATGTCGCTGCTTGTTTGGTTTTCCCATGTCCTCTGTTTCCGGTTTTTTGTCTCGGCCGCCCTCTCGCACATGGCGCACATGACGTGTGTGCGCCTCGCGGAGATCATCTGAAAAGGCGCCTCCCCTTCACCCGGCAAAGGGAACTTTTCCTGTCTCtagttttctgtctcctcgtcttggCCGTACTCTTCTCCACCAGAAGTCCCCAAGTCTTATGCGCTCTGTCCTTCACACTTCCCTGCGCATGTGCCGGATCCTCCGGAGTAACTGCGGACATCGATCTAGCCACGCAACCCAATGCGGACGCATGAGTCTGGCAGGAACTGTGCCTagtttctgcatgcgcctacATCTACGCTCTGCAACTTGTTTTCAACCGTACTTTTTCGTGTGTCTgcgcttcctttttctcaccTTCCGACAGCGAGACcccgtctcgttttctgcgcgCCTGCCGCGTGTCTTTCTTCGGTGCCGCCACCCTTCTAAGGCTCGGGAACTCCTCGAAGGAACTGCcggtttttttttctctcacctctttctcttgggAGGCAACGGACAAGTCCGCCGACAGACAGCCACCGTTTCCCCGCGATGGCGCTGCCGTTTTCTTGCTCACCTGCGCCAGCCAGTTGGCTTGCGGCTGGACACCCGGCCGAAAGGCCGCTCGGCCCCCCACCTGCATCGcagacttctctctcttccagagATCCGTCGGCTGCTCCGTGCTCCGTCTACACGTCCGCCTTGTCCCCGCCTGCATCGcagacttctctctcttccagagATCCGTCGGCTGCTCCGTGCTCCGTCTACACGTCCGCCTTGTCCCCGCCTGCATCGcagacttctctctcttccagagATCCGTCGGCTGCTCCGTGCTCCGTCTACACGTCCGCCTTGTCCCCGCCTGCATCGcagacttctctctctgcgtcacGCACAggcttccccgtctctccaCGAACAGCAGGAAccggggagaaggcgactcaCATGAGATGCGCGCAACCGGTCTCGCTGAGAAGTGGATGCTGTGAAGGAAACAGCCTTCACAGTGGCAACGCCCTTCCGGGCGTGAGCATGCATGAAGTGTCAGCCTTGTCGCGTTCCTTCTCGGGAAGCGGGCCTTTGCCTGCTCGGTCTTCGCCTCCAGTCGGAGCGCAGGACTCCCGCGAAGCGCAGTTCTCAGCGAAAGCCACAGAGTTGCAGCATCTGCTTCACCTGTTCCAGAACGCAGGGGAGCCTAAGCGTCAGGAAgctgtcttctccccttctctccttccttccttcgcttctcctggcCCTAGCTTCGGAGAGCGAAAGCGAAAGGtcgagagcggcgaggcCTGCACGCTGCTCGCCTCGCCCCAGGGAGATgcgctgccgcctctgcatggACCGACAGGCCTCCAGAACATGCTCGAGCGTGAGGCCTTTCTGCACTGCCTCGCTCGCCAGAGACTCGGAGACAGTCTTCGCTTCGCTGCGGACAACGCAGGAAGCGAGTTTCGAAGAGGTGATGCTGTCACGGATGCGCAAGAATCTCCTACAGCCGCCCCGCCAGTCTCGCTCCTCACGCAACACAGGGGAAGGGGACAGCTGCCGCTTTCGCTTCGGCCTGTTCCTTCCGCATGGCCTCCACACGCAGCGGTGCGTCCGCCGACCTCCACGCCGGCGCTGCGAAGTCAGACactcgcctctgcagcgtctctctccatggGGTGTCGAGGCTTCCAAGGTGACCACGACCCTCGCCTTTCGAagtatctctctcttcaggaTCGACGAGCTGCGAGCTCCCCCGTAGGGATGTCCCCGCAACGGACAGTTTCGTCGCAAAGACCGTCTCTCCGCGAACGAGAGGGCGTCTCGGTGCCGGCTGTCCAGAAGCTGCAGATGAGCCCCCGAGAGGGAATGCGACATCACCGCGTCTCGCTGCCTCCGTTCGCGCCTCCAGGGTATGGACAAGAACCTGTGCGTGAGGAGGACAGCTTCCCTGATGGAGGtggagagggcgagagaggtctttttctccttcggtCTGCTCTCTTGGCTTCTCCCGACCTCGTTGAGAAGATCAAGAGACTCCCAGGGGGTGTTGCTGCCCTCCAGCGATGCGCGGCTCTGACGGGGCCTCCCTGGAACAAACAGACGCCTCTTCGGAACGAGGTCCATGCGGcgcgttctccctctcctctctcttctctctccgcgtccgTGACGCCTTCCCTGTCACCTGCTgccgcgccttctctcctgcagaAAGCCGCGCCTGCGCGCGCTTCTGCGGCATGTGGAGGCGCTGGGAGTCGGCCCCAGGAAGGCCTGAGACGCGAAGCGGAGATGGCCGTCTGGGGTGAGCAGCAGAGCCAGGGAGacgagcggaagaagcggcggaaGACTGCCAAGGAAGAGCGCGTGGAGCAGACAGGTGGGGGGACAGAGAGCGTCAAGGAAAAGGCAAGGCCTGTCTTCACCTGCGGCGTCGAGACCGACggggcagaggaagaggccagcggcgggagaagcggcgagaagcgagagccAGAGGAGACTGTGAAGCTCGAAGACGATTTGcaaaaggaagagcgaagggagaaacgcctgaggagacgcatgcggcgTCGACAAAGGCGCCTGCGCAGACGTGCAAGACGCGACCTCGTCCGCCTCATGCGCCGCCAactgctgaagaagagagaggacgaaagacgaagccgagacgccgaggagagccaagacgaaagcgaggaagaaaagcctTGCAGGGAAGACAGCcgcggggagaaagaagatgaggCAGAGGCGGATAGTCAGGAAGACAGCGGAGCACGCAAGAGAGGGGCAAAACCTCCCGACtctgaggagacacagacgatgcgaggaagacgaagaggactgGCGACGACAGCAAGGGGGAAAGGCGCACCGACGATGCAGCGTCCAAGGCGGGGACTTGCCCAGGGGAAAGCTCCGGAGGCGACACACCATTCCAGTGCTGAAGAGGAGGAATCGAAGAtcaagaagggagaagagaaagagacgaagaacaagaagggtgcgcaggaagagagaaagaacaagaaggcggaggaggaggaagagagaaagaacaagaaggcggaggaggaggaagagaaaaagaacaagaaagaggaggagaaagagaagaagaataagaaaggggaggaggaagagacgaaggaagaagacttcAACGCGCAGCGAGAACGCATTGAAAGGAAACTCCGTAAACGCCtaaaacaactttcgtcAGGAACCGTCATGGTCCAGAGAGGCTCTCGGCGTCGTGAAGGCGACTACGAGGCTGGGCTCTCTCTTCAGAGGAAACTTGACTTTTTAGTCGAACACAGgtacagaagaagaagaccggTTCCCCTCTTTGCGTCTTAGAGGTTCTCTGATGCACGCATCTACAGctgttctgcgttttctgttcgCATGCGCCGCCCTGCATGTATCGCTGTGTTGCCGCGACTTGCCTCCACGGCCAgctgctttcctcgctcCGCGTCTGCTCTCGCAGTCCCCGGCGTATCTGACCGAGATTCAGTTCGAGGCGGAATGTCACCGTGAGCAGAAGTAGATGTGCGACGCCGCATTCggccgcatgcatgcatctcggTGACCACAGATCTCTTCACAAGACCGCGTGTGTGTCTTTGCCCGTGAATCGATAGTGGAATCGCCCTGGACgcatgtctctttctgtgcgCATCTGTGGCTTTCTGTCTGAAAGCCGCTGCCTTCGTCAAAAGCGTAGATGCTTCACTGATCAGTATGTAGGTAGACTGCTGCACATCCCCTGCGTAGAACGTCCGGCGAGAGGACCGAGCCAGCCTGCGTGATGTCGTGGATCGGGCGTCTGAGGGATGCGCTTTGTCTCTTGTGCCTTGGCGTCGAATTGACATGTGAACGAGAGTCCGAGGTGACGCGCCATGTACCAAGACGCTCAATGCCCGTCGAACATGCGAGGTTCAGGTGGACTTCGACACGGATCCTTTTTATTCGTTTCACTTTTGTTCTTTGCGGCGAAGTTTG
Protein-coding regions in this window:
- a CDS encoding hypothetical protein (encoded by transcript TGME49_212145), encoding MGRSWASDTFATANPSALTGVLEKSVLPSVRPRPPESGHFVTLLGSSCLVHTEMKTSHAFFPSSAVAYRHSPEVCGVRPMTRLETRKKRPLTYLGFIPAVLKSLHGLETATFLVFPADPLSRNRPSSVFCILWLLRVH
- a CDS encoding hypothetical protein (encoded by transcript TGME49_212140), giving the protein MALPFSCSPAPASWLAAGHPAERPLGPPPASQTSLSSRDPSAAPCSVYTSALSPPASQTSLSSRDPSAAPCSVYTSALSPPASQTSLSSRDPSAAPCSVYTSALSPPASQTSLSASRTGFPVSPRTAGTGEKATHMRCAQPVSLRSGCCEGNSLHSGNALPGVSMHEVSALSRSFSGSGPLPARSSPPVGAQDSREAQFSAKATELQHLLHLFQNAGEPKRQEAVFSPSLLPSFASPGPSFGERKRKVESGEACTLLASPQGDALPPLHGPTGLQNMLEREAFLHCLARQRLGDSLRFAADNAGSEFRRGDAVTDAQESPTAAPPVSLLTQHRGRGQLPLSLRPVPSAWPPHAAVRPPTSTPALRSQTLASAASLSMGCRGFQGDHDPRLSKYLSLQDRRAASSPVGMSPQRTVSSQRPSLREREGVSVPAVQKLQMSPREGMRHHRVSLPPFAPPGYGQEPVREEDSFPDGGGEGERGLFLLRSALLASPDLVEKIKRLPGGVAALQRCAALTGPPWNKQTPLRNEVHAARSPSPLSSLSASVTPSLSPAAAPSLLQKAAPARASAACGGAGSRPQEGLRREAEMAVWGEQQSQGDERKKRRKTAKEERVEQTGGGTESVKEKARPVFTCGVETDGAEEEASGGRSGEKREPEETVKLEDDLQKEERREKRLRRRMRRRQRRLRRRARRDLVRLMRRQLLKKREDERRSRDAEESQDESEEEKPCREDSRGEKEDEAEADSQEDSGARKRGAKPPDSEETQTMRGRRRGLATTARGKGAPTMQRPRRGLAQGKAPEATHHSSAEEEESKIKKGEEKETKNKKGAQEERKNKKAEEEEERKNKKAEEEEEKKNKKEEEKEKKNKKGEEEETKEEDFNAQRERIERKLRKRLKQLSSGTVMVQRGSRRREGDYEAGLSLQRKLDFLVEHSVACPTLPNSAPLSNAYTITSRFKERNHSSMLSDAARMNLYKLAIETQVSRLLQEDRKRDESQRPHRVLEVGCGPFCVLSINAARAGAKDIVALEVVKRSAADAQAFVRMYGFDRVIKVINAYSKECPLRRLAPLSPCASSSGNAEAVEPRGTACAEKKSASPDFLVTSSTWMERSTSSCLSSPSSESVPPSASTGSRASASLSTCSARDDGPEESVKQTKGEGERGQDGHGPFDLIIHEIIGDICSNEGVADVVDDIQTRTGSIPASVPYAARTWFTPCELPRPRHILFPHHRYPLRTILSPNRVLLQSVDMEFSSLRLSDSFAPLEELLFEEPMRPQLLQKRRAEFRCMRSGKLCGLLLCNEVEVLKGVSIDNRESSAASHWYTNVALLRREVRVRRGDTIVVYSCADLRNYQHVDVKEGGSLADVEEIHWAARPGRASPSSAKAKQSSSSTGRTASRSRRSRCERVASRLPVAAATASSPPAPCEESLRRNGPSREGERGQDSASSQLYLSSPSREEASARVIDSGERRASLSGSGETAYWTEPSSTVGGARSAGDFGLNSKTEEAERTASVTQQAGDQRGSGAGDEADDPLAFPAFFATSAAGEERSIPATGYTRQYLSRPRFCFCVEIHRPVRRRSRSSFLFLSQFCRSQGERGEPEREAENLEDSKWRALLESETDTSSSEEEADSDLSDSDFSSDDSDSSESEEEEEGEDEAEEETDAAHSHAATGEANAGGKARTETGAGGEDSEDTAKKSRKKHQTDVISASENEEKRREETEKKEESKTQAEGAGMKKLEKQEMQVKIQRLPAITIDFNEQSPFVDKAVCKGRAGGSGRQFRL